From Streptomyces cyaneogriseus subsp. noncyanogenus, the proteins below share one genomic window:
- a CDS encoding amino acid ABC transporter ATP-binding protein, whose protein sequence is MSQVMVDVHGVHKSFGPLEVLRGVDLKVRTGEVTVILGPSGSGKSTLLRTINHLEKVDRGWIGVDGELIGYRRSGGKLYELKEKDVLAQRTRIGFVFQNFHLFPHLTVLDNLVEAPVSALRRPRKEAEAAARLLLARVGLADKAGAYPRQLSGGQQQRVAIARALAVEPKVLLFDEPTSALDPELVGEVLDVIKDLARTGTTMIVVTHEIGFAREVADTVVFMDGGVVVEQGPPAAVLDAPRQERTRAFLSKVL, encoded by the coding sequence ATGAGCCAGGTGATGGTGGACGTCCACGGCGTCCACAAGAGCTTCGGCCCGCTGGAGGTGCTGCGCGGCGTCGACCTGAAGGTCCGCACCGGCGAGGTCACCGTGATCCTCGGCCCGTCCGGATCGGGAAAGTCCACGCTGCTGCGCACCATCAACCACCTGGAGAAGGTCGACCGCGGCTGGATCGGCGTCGACGGGGAGCTCATCGGCTACCGCCGCTCGGGCGGCAAGCTGTACGAGCTGAAGGAGAAGGACGTCCTCGCGCAGCGCACCCGCATCGGGTTCGTCTTCCAGAACTTCCACCTCTTCCCGCATCTGACCGTGCTGGACAATCTCGTCGAGGCGCCCGTCTCCGCGCTGCGCCGCCCGCGCAAGGAGGCCGAGGCGGCGGCCCGCCTGCTCCTCGCCCGGGTCGGCCTCGCCGACAAGGCCGGTGCCTACCCGCGGCAGTTGTCCGGCGGCCAGCAGCAGCGCGTGGCCATCGCCCGCGCGCTCGCCGTCGAACCCAAGGTGCTGCTCTTCGACGAGCCCACCTCCGCGCTCGATCCCGAACTGGTCGGCGAAGTCCTCGACGTCATCAAGGACCTGGCCCGCACCGGGACCACGATGATCGTCGTCACCCACGAGATCGGCTTCGCCCGCGAGGTCGCCGACACGGTGGTGTTCATGGACGGCGGCGTCGTCGTGGAGCAGGGACCGCCCGCGGCCGTCCTCGACGCCCCCCGGCAGGAACGCACCCGCGCCTTCCTGTCCAAGGTCCTCTGA
- a CDS encoding ABC transporter substrate-binding protein, with translation MSTTARRGTAVALAAVCVLFPAACGDPSGGETAEVADASGNRTEINLTADQNRVTTAKVDSIAAEVPAAIRTRGTLEIVGSSGSAAPLTFHATDNRTVIGVETDIAHLVADVLGLEPRIRTVSWENIFVGLDSAKYDVGFSNITVTEERKEKYDFATYRKDNLGFEAKKGSGLKVDGPEDVAGRTVAVSSGTNQEKLLVEWSEVNERAGRKPVDIKYYQDDTDTYLALRSGRIDLHLGPHPTAAYHAATTGQTEIVGTYSGAGAGLQGLIAATTKKGSGLVEPLADALDEIIRNGTYAKVLKRWGLSGEAVTTSEINPPGLPRTGA, from the coding sequence GTGAGCACCACCGCCCGCCGCGGCACCGCCGTCGCGCTCGCAGCCGTCTGCGTCCTCTTCCCGGCCGCCTGCGGCGATCCCTCCGGCGGGGAGACGGCCGAGGTCGCGGACGCCTCGGGAAACCGCACGGAGATCAATCTGACCGCCGACCAGAACCGCGTCACCACCGCGAAGGTGGACTCCATCGCCGCCGAGGTCCCGGCGGCGATCCGCACCAGAGGCACCCTGGAGATCGTCGGCTCCTCCGGCTCCGCCGCGCCCCTGACCTTCCACGCCACCGACAACCGGACCGTGATCGGCGTGGAGACCGACATCGCCCATCTGGTCGCCGACGTCCTCGGCCTCGAACCCCGCATCCGCACGGTCTCCTGGGAGAACATCTTCGTCGGCCTCGACAGCGCCAAGTACGACGTCGGCTTCAGCAACATCACCGTCACCGAGGAGCGCAAGGAGAAGTACGACTTCGCCACCTACCGCAAGGACAACCTCGGCTTCGAGGCGAAGAAGGGCAGCGGCCTGAAGGTCGACGGCCCCGAGGACGTCGCGGGCCGCACGGTGGCCGTCAGCAGCGGCACCAACCAGGAGAAGCTGCTGGTCGAGTGGAGCGAGGTGAACGAGAGGGCCGGCCGGAAGCCGGTGGACATCAAGTACTACCAGGACGACACCGACACCTACCTCGCCCTCCGGTCCGGCCGGATCGACCTCCACCTCGGCCCCCATCCGACCGCGGCCTACCACGCCGCCACCACCGGGCAGACGGAGATCGTCGGCACGTACTCCGGCGCCGGGGCCGGCCTCCAAGGGCTCATCGCGGCCACCACCAAGAAGGGCAGCGGCCTGGTCGAGCCGCTCGCCGACGCCCTCGACGAGATCATCCGCAACGGCACGTACGCGAAGGTGCTGAAGCGCTGGGGCCTGTCCGGGGAGGCCGTGACCACCTCCGAGATCAACCCGCCCGGTCTGCCGAGGACGGGCGCGTGA
- a CDS encoding acyl-CoA dehydrogenase family protein, producing MTTAPQDDQVTAQDWPHIAREMADDLATDAVEREQAGKPPVDEVTRLREAGLLTLLVPAEHGGAGAGWRTAYTVVRTIAAADGAVGHLLGSHYFLSCAARFFAGPAVAARVERESAAGGWCWGGGLASDEPPLVLTPVRDGYALEGRRGQVAAAKVADRLVVRAARPGTGEPLAVLVDPARPGVVPGNDGDTFGRRLAAYDSVEFDSVTVAADDVLGSLSPDDGVLSPFACLAAPAARLFSAQFCLGVAEGLLAEAREYRRAAHPLWRPLPRQPWPGGPSPDPYVLSTCGELVVAVRSASALADQAVEALVRALARGEDLDDEECAETAVLASAAEAAAFRAVEEVTTRALDAVGPGAAAARHGFDRFWRDARTHTLRAPGAHRLRELGEHFLDGAHPPFTLPL from the coding sequence ATGACCACCGCACCGCAGGACGACCAGGTGACCGCGCAGGACTGGCCGCACATCGCCCGGGAGATGGCGGACGACCTGGCCACCGACGCCGTCGAGCGCGAACAGGCCGGCAAGCCGCCCGTGGACGAGGTGACACGCCTGCGCGAGGCCGGGCTGCTGACCCTGCTCGTGCCGGCCGAGCACGGCGGGGCGGGCGCCGGCTGGCGCACCGCCTACACCGTCGTCCGCACCATCGCGGCGGCGGACGGCGCCGTCGGCCATCTGCTCGGCAGCCACTACTTCCTGTCCTGTGCCGCCCGGTTCTTCGCCGGCCCCGCCGTCGCCGCACGCGTGGAACGGGAATCGGCGGCGGGAGGCTGGTGCTGGGGAGGCGGCCTCGCGTCCGACGAGCCGCCGCTCGTGCTCACCCCGGTCCGGGACGGCTACGCGCTGGAGGGGCGCCGCGGCCAGGTCGCCGCCGCCAAGGTCGCCGACCGGCTGGTCGTCCGCGCGGCGCGGCCCGGCACCGGAGAACCCCTGGCCGTCCTCGTCGACCCGGCCCGCCCCGGGGTCGTACCCGGCAACGACGGGGACACCTTCGGCCGGCGGCTGGCGGCGTACGACAGCGTGGAGTTCGACTCCGTGACGGTCGCGGCCGACGACGTGCTCGGCTCGCTCTCCCCGGACGACGGCGTCCTGTCCCCCTTCGCCTGCCTGGCCGCACCGGCCGCGCGCCTGTTCTCCGCGCAGTTCTGTCTCGGAGTCGCCGAGGGGCTGCTCGCCGAGGCCCGCGAGTACCGCCGGGCCGCGCACCCGCTCTGGCGGCCGCTGCCACGGCAGCCGTGGCCGGGCGGTCCGTCACCCGACCCGTACGTGCTGAGCACCTGCGGGGAGTTGGTCGTCGCCGTCCGTTCCGCCTCCGCCCTCGCCGACCAGGCGGTCGAGGCACTGGTGCGCGCCCTGGCCCGGGGCGAGGACCTCGACGACGAGGAGTGCGCGGAGACGGCCGTGCTGGCGAGCGCGGCCGAGGCCGCGGCCTTCCGCGCCGTGGAGGAGGTCACCACGCGTGCCCTGGACGCCGTCGGCCCGGGTGCCGCCGCCGCACGGCACGGGTTCGACCGCTTCTGGCGCGATGCCCGCACCCACACGCTGCGCGCGCCCGGCGCCCACCGGCTGCGCGAACTGGGCGAGCACTTCCTCGACGGCGCCCACCCTCCGTTCACCCTGCCCCTCTGA
- a CDS encoding RrF2 family transcriptional regulator, whose product MRISAKADYAVRAALELAAAGDDISLKAETIASAQGIPHKFLEGILGDLRRGGLVVSRRGGNGGYRLARPADTIAIADVIRAADGPLVSVRGVRPPELSYTGPAQSLLPLWIAVRANVRKILDEVTLADVAAAALPDEVVGLAEDREAWTNP is encoded by the coding sequence ATGCGAATCTCGGCCAAGGCGGATTACGCGGTGCGCGCCGCGCTGGAGCTGGCGGCGGCGGGGGACGACATCTCGCTCAAGGCCGAGACGATCGCCTCGGCGCAGGGCATCCCGCACAAGTTCCTGGAGGGCATCCTCGGCGATCTGCGCCGGGGCGGACTGGTGGTGAGCCGCCGCGGCGGCAACGGCGGCTACCGGCTGGCCCGCCCGGCCGACACGATCGCCATCGCGGACGTGATCCGCGCGGCCGACGGACCGCTCGTCTCGGTACGGGGCGTGCGCCCGCCCGAACTGTCCTACACCGGCCCGGCCCAGTCGCTGCTGCCCCTGTGGATCGCGGTCCGCGCCAACGTGCGCAAGATCCTGGACGAGGTCACCCTCGCGGACGTGGCCGCCGCCGCACTGCCCGACGAGGTCGTGGGGCTGGCCGAGGACCGGGAGGCGTGGACCAACCCCTGA
- a CDS encoding glutathione S-transferase C-terminal domain-containing protein yields the protein MPATPPPAVPSRSPLPAFRGRIGPDARSGHYAVPGRYRLHLSSSSPHCLAIAVTHGLLGLEDVLPVTPLPAVPDESDGGYSALRPLYEAGCHRYPGPAAAPVLSDAWTGRIVSNHTPDILSDLARRFGDGGPGQPVLYPRGAEGEIEAVARLCGHGIDDAAQRAGRADATAAEREAALGTLLRALNTLEWRLASQEYVLGGEPTAADVRLWVALVHLDVVHRRHLDAAAVHRVAAHRHLWSYARRLAAHPAFGPRLDLDAIARGHRARCRGLEAAGAALGIVDWTAHTHEGVRTETV from the coding sequence ATGCCCGCCACGCCACCGCCCGCCGTGCCGTCCCGCTCGCCGCTGCCCGCCTTCCGCGGCCGGATCGGCCCCGACGCCCGCAGCGGCCACTACGCCGTGCCCGGCCGCTACCGCCTGCACCTGTCGTCGTCCAGCCCGCACTGTCTGGCCATCGCCGTCACCCACGGCCTCCTCGGTCTCGAGGACGTCCTCCCGGTGACCCCGCTGCCGGCCGTGCCCGACGAGTCCGACGGCGGGTACTCGGCGCTGCGCCCGCTGTACGAGGCCGGCTGCCACCGGTATCCCGGGCCGGCCGCGGCCCCCGTGCTGAGCGACGCCTGGACCGGCCGGATCGTCAGCAACCACACCCCGGACATCCTGTCCGACCTGGCCCGGCGCTTCGGCGACGGCGGCCCGGGGCAGCCCGTGCTGTACCCGCGCGGCGCGGAAGGCGAGATCGAGGCCGTGGCGCGTCTGTGCGGGCACGGCATCGACGACGCGGCCCAGCGCGCCGGGCGGGCCGACGCCACCGCGGCGGAGCGCGAGGCCGCCCTCGGCACCCTGCTGCGCGCGCTGAACACGCTGGAGTGGCGGCTGGCCTCCCAGGAGTACGTGCTGGGCGGCGAGCCGACCGCCGCCGACGTGCGGCTGTGGGTGGCCCTGGTCCACCTGGACGTCGTGCACCGCCGACACCTGGACGCCGCCGCGGTCCACCGCGTCGCCGCTCATCGGCACCTCTGGTCGTACGCGCGGCGCCTGGCCGCCCACCCCGCCTTCGGGCCGCGCCTCGACCTGGACGCCATCGCCCGCGGGCACCGGGCCCGGTGCCGGGGGCTGGAGGCGGCAGGGGCGGCCCTGGGCATCGTGGACTGGACGGCGCACACCCACGAGGGAGTCCGCACCGAGACCGTCTGA
- a CDS encoding AfsR/SARP family transcriptional regulator, translating into MRVDLGVLGPVAAWDETGEAVPLRGPRHRAVLARLLIARRRVVPVSRLVRDLWAEPPADAVGALRTFVAGLRRCLEPDRPPRAPARLLVTDGPGYALRAAPGQVDAWRFEHAVDTGAGLPPAARVDRLTEALEHWRGPAYADVADAPWARAECARLAELRLRAVELRAEARIALGSAAEAVPELDAHVTEHPWREDAWHLLVLALYRSGRQADALSVLRRARRTLGEHLGVEPGPRLRRLETDVLRQAEHLDPGPGGTAERVWALATAAYEHSVPSRARARLESTAGLMRDLAVTGGGGLEAARRHRVAAVAAAEQMGDPELTARVIGIYDVPAVWTRSDDPAEARWLVDAAERTLRLLPAGRLDAARGRLLATVAVESRGTLPTEPAASGTGARAPQAARQAERIARRLNDPSLLAFALNGVFMQTFTRAGLAARRDAIGAELLALSAPGHLVTYEVLGHLVRLQARCALADFAAADRHAAAADELSVRHELPLVSVFTTWYRALRASLTRPLHAAESAYEEAEATLAGAGMPGLERGLSPLARLCLYVRHGAVDRVAELGGRADWGPYEPWVRPVLLRSRGDDDGARAALRDLASPPRDLLFEALWCLVADAAVGVGERTVMRRARAHLAPAAAELGGAGSGLLTLGPVSERLGALDAALAGHPG; encoded by the coding sequence GTGCGCGTGGACTTGGGGGTCCTGGGGCCCGTGGCCGCCTGGGACGAGACCGGCGAGGCGGTCCCCCTCAGGGGCCCCCGGCACCGGGCCGTCCTCGCCCGGCTCCTCATCGCCCGCCGCCGGGTCGTCCCCGTCTCGCGGCTGGTGCGGGACCTGTGGGCCGAGCCGCCCGCGGACGCCGTCGGCGCGCTGCGCACCTTCGTCGCCGGGCTGCGCCGCTGTCTCGAACCCGACCGGCCGCCCCGGGCCCCGGCCCGGCTCCTGGTCACCGACGGCCCCGGCTACGCGCTGCGCGCCGCGCCCGGCCAGGTGGACGCCTGGCGCTTCGAGCACGCCGTCGACACCGGGGCCGGACTCCCGCCGGCGGCCCGCGTGGACCGGCTCACCGAGGCGCTGGAGCACTGGCGGGGGCCCGCGTACGCGGACGTCGCGGACGCGCCGTGGGCGCGCGCCGAGTGCGCGCGGCTGGCGGAGCTGCGCCTGCGGGCCGTGGAGCTGCGCGCCGAGGCCCGTATCGCCCTGGGGTCGGCCGCCGAAGCCGTACCGGAGCTGGACGCGCACGTCACGGAGCACCCGTGGCGGGAGGACGCCTGGCATCTGCTGGTCCTGGCCCTGTACCGGTCCGGGCGGCAGGCGGACGCGCTGTCGGTGCTGCGGCGGGCGCGGCGGACGCTCGGCGAGCACCTGGGAGTCGAGCCCGGCCCGAGGCTGCGCCGCCTGGAGACGGACGTGCTGCGGCAGGCGGAGCACCTGGACCCGGGGCCGGGCGGGACGGCGGAGCGGGTGTGGGCGCTGGCGACCGCGGCGTACGAGCACAGCGTGCCCTCGCGTGCCCGGGCGCGCCTGGAGTCGACGGCCGGTCTGATGCGCGATCTGGCGGTGACCGGGGGCGGCGGCCTGGAGGCCGCCCGGCGCCATCGCGTGGCGGCCGTGGCGGCGGCGGAGCAGATGGGCGACCCCGAGCTCACGGCCCGTGTCATCGGCATCTACGACGTCCCCGCCGTCTGGACCCGCTCGGACGATCCCGCCGAGGCGCGGTGGCTGGTGGACGCGGCGGAGCGGACGCTGCGACTGCTGCCGGCCGGCCGGCTCGACGCGGCGCGCGGCCGGCTGCTCGCCACCGTCGCCGTGGAGTCGCGCGGGACGCTCCCCACCGAGCCCGCCGCGTCCGGCACCGGCGCGCGGGCGCCGCAGGCGGCCCGGCAGGCCGAGCGGATCGCCCGACGGCTCAACGACCCGTCGCTGCTGGCCTTCGCCCTCAACGGCGTCTTCATGCAGACGTTCACCCGGGCCGGTCTGGCCGCGCGGCGCGACGCGATCGGCGCCGAGCTGCTGGCCCTGTCCGCTCCCGGCCACCTCGTCACCTACGAGGTGCTGGGCCACCTCGTCCGTCTGCAAGCCCGCTGCGCGCTCGCCGACTTCGCCGCGGCCGACCGGCACGCGGCCGCCGCCGACGAGCTGTCCGTACGTCATGAGCTGCCGCTGGTGTCCGTCTTCACCACCTGGTACCGCGCGCTGCGCGCCTCCCTGACCCGGCCGCTGCACGCGGCCGAGTCCGCGTACGAGGAGGCCGAGGCCACTCTCGCCGGGGCGGGGATGCCGGGGCTGGAACGGGGACTGTCACCACTGGCGCGGCTGTGCCTGTACGTCCGCCACGGCGCGGTGGACCGCGTCGCCGAGCTCGGCGGCCGCGCCGACTGGGGGCCGTACGAGCCCTGGGTACGTCCGGTGCTGCTCAGGTCCCGGGGGGACGACGACGGGGCCCGCGCCGCCCTGCGCGACCTCGCCTCGCCGCCCCGGGACCTGCTGTTCGAGGCGCTGTGGTGCCTGGTCGCCGACGCGGCCGTCGGTGTGGGCGAACGGACGGTGATGCGGCGTGCGCGGGCGCACCTGGCCCCGGCCGCCGCCGAACTGGGCGGCGCCGGAAGCGGTCTGCTGACCCTGGGGCCGGTGTCGGAACGGCTCGGCGCACTCGACGCGGCCCTGGCGGGCCACCCGGGCTGA
- a CDS encoding alpha/beta fold hydrolase, which produces MQPVITGFTHHRVPVAEGVRLHTTVGGSGSPVVLLHGFPQTHLMWRHVAADLAADHTVICPDLRGYGDSDKPAEEGPDTYSKRTMARDVVALARSLGHDRFALAGHDRGALVAFRAGLDHPEAVTHLACLDVLPTPDMWEVLRGTSAAVGFHLYLMAQPPGLPERMIAAAADAFFGHFLDLWAGARDAIPDEIRAAYLRACRGAVPSIVADYRASAGIDVEHDLADRAAGRRLSMPVTVLQQDWGTALGYDAAALWRAWARDLRHHTVSHGHFMAEEVPADVARALRELLARPGVPSGPGRGRTTVPGSAALT; this is translated from the coding sequence ATGCAACCCGTCATCACCGGATTCACACACCACCGCGTCCCGGTCGCCGAGGGCGTCCGCCTCCACACCACCGTGGGCGGCTCGGGCAGCCCGGTCGTGCTGCTGCACGGATTTCCGCAGACCCACCTGATGTGGCGCCACGTCGCGGCCGACCTCGCCGCCGACCACACCGTCATCTGCCCCGACCTGCGGGGCTACGGGGACAGCGACAAACCCGCGGAGGAGGGCCCCGACACCTACTCCAAGCGCACCATGGCGCGGGACGTCGTCGCCCTGGCGCGGAGCCTCGGCCACGACCGGTTCGCCCTGGCCGGTCACGACCGGGGGGCGCTGGTCGCCTTCCGCGCGGGCCTGGACCACCCCGAAGCCGTCACCCACCTCGCCTGTCTCGACGTCCTGCCGACGCCGGACATGTGGGAGGTCCTGCGCGGCACCTCCGCGGCCGTGGGCTTCCACCTCTACCTGATGGCCCAGCCGCCCGGCCTGCCCGAACGGATGATCGCCGCCGCGGCGGACGCGTTCTTCGGCCACTTCCTCGACCTGTGGGCCGGTGCCCGCGACGCGATCCCGGACGAGATCCGCGCGGCCTATCTGCGGGCCTGCCGCGGCGCGGTCCCCTCCATCGTCGCCGACTACCGGGCGTCGGCGGGCATCGACGTGGAGCACGACCTGGCCGACCGGGCGGCGGGCCGCCGGCTGTCCATGCCGGTGACCGTCCTCCAGCAGGACTGGGGGACCGCGCTCGGCTACGACGCCGCCGCGCTGTGGCGGGCCTGGGCACGGGATCTGCGGCACCACACCGTCTCCCACGGCCATTTCATGGCCGAGGAAGTCCCGGCCGACGTGGCGAGGGCCCTCCGGGAGCTGCTGGCCCGCCCGGGTGTGCCGTCCGGACCGGGCCGGGGGAGGACGACGGTACCCGGCTCGGCCGCCCTGACGTGA
- a CDS encoding amidohydrolase, translated as MTAPIDRVLAGLDGIRPAAEEFYRDLHARPELGGNEHRTAGRIARLLREWGYEVTEGIGATGVVGVLTRGRGPVVLLRADMDALPVREATGLPYASTVTATGADGRERPVMHACGHDMHVTCLLGLAQLMASAPDAWRGTLIALFQPSEENGDGARAMLDDGLARRVPRPDVAFAQHVLPYPAGYVGVRPGSFLSAADSLRVTLYGRGAHGSMPQAAVDPVVMAAMCVVRLQTIVSRELAATTPAVLTVGSITAGTSPNVIPDTAVIELNVRTYDEATRRQVLDAVRRCVAAEAAASGAPKPPSVEHLNAFPPTVNDPGVAGRLAEAFRAWFGENAHTIELQTASEDFSAIPQAFGTPFAYWGIGGIDPDTYRAAEARGTVRQDVPVNHSAAFAPVIQPTLDTGIKALAVAALTWLGADGGP; from the coding sequence ATGACGGCACCGATCGACCGCGTCCTCGCCGGACTCGACGGCATCCGCCCGGCGGCCGAGGAGTTCTACCGGGACCTGCACGCCCGTCCCGAGCTCGGCGGGAACGAACACCGCACCGCCGGCCGGATCGCGCGGCTGCTGCGGGAGTGGGGCTACGAGGTGACCGAAGGCATCGGCGCCACCGGGGTCGTCGGCGTCCTCACCCGCGGCCGGGGGCCGGTCGTACTGCTGCGCGCCGACATGGACGCGCTGCCGGTCCGGGAGGCCACCGGTCTGCCGTACGCCTCCACCGTCACGGCCACCGGCGCGGACGGCCGGGAGCGGCCGGTCATGCACGCCTGCGGCCACGACATGCACGTCACCTGCCTGCTGGGGCTGGCCCAGCTCATGGCCTCGGCCCCGGACGCCTGGCGGGGCACCCTGATCGCCCTCTTCCAGCCCTCGGAGGAGAACGGCGACGGCGCCCGGGCCATGCTGGACGACGGCCTGGCCCGGCGGGTGCCCCGCCCCGACGTGGCCTTCGCCCAGCATGTGCTGCCCTACCCGGCCGGGTACGTCGGGGTGCGGCCGGGCTCCTTCCTGTCCGCCGCCGACAGTCTGCGCGTCACCCTGTACGGGCGCGGGGCGCACGGCTCCATGCCCCAGGCGGCGGTGGACCCGGTCGTCATGGCCGCGATGTGCGTGGTGCGCCTGCAGACGATCGTCTCGCGCGAACTGGCCGCCACCACCCCCGCGGTCCTCACCGTCGGCAGCATCACGGCCGGGACCAGCCCCAACGTCATTCCCGACACCGCCGTCATCGAGCTGAACGTCCGCACCTACGACGAGGCGACCCGCCGTCAGGTCCTCGACGCGGTCCGCCGCTGCGTGGCCGCCGAGGCGGCGGCGTCCGGCGCCCCGAAGCCGCCCTCGGTCGAGCACCTGAACGCGTTCCCCCCGACGGTCAACGACCCCGGGGTCGCGGGGCGCCTCGCCGAGGCGTTCCGCGCCTGGTTCGGGGAGAACGCGCACACCATCGAACTCCAGACCGCGAGCGAGGACTTCAGCGCCATCCCGCAGGCGTTCGGCACACCCTTCGCCTACTGGGGCATCGGCGGCATCGACCCGGACACCTACCGGGCGGCCGAGGCGCGGGGCACCGTCCGGCAGGACGTGCCCGTCAACCACTCCGCCGCCTTCGCGCCCGTGATCCAGCCGACGCTGGACACCGGGATCAAGGCGCTCGCCGTCGCCGCCCTGACCTGGCTCGGCGCGGACGGCGGCCCCTGA
- a CDS encoding DUF4158 domain-containing protein has translation MRQDWEPEDLIEVWTLLEDDMKRVRNKSGATRLGFALLLKFFEVEARFPESVQEVPTAAVEYVAQQVKVPAEAWSDYDWQSKAIQRHRGEIRAAYGFRANTEEDQDRLAAWLATELCPVELSRDRLAAAVVARCRNDHIEPPAPGQVRRLVGKAIKDFEKRFCRSTLDRLSHTTRSRLEDLIAGDGTDGSDGEGAVAGGGRSHFTELKTDPGAPGLESLLAEVNKLERVRRLDLPADLFADVSEKLVDAWRARASKEYPANWSG, from the coding sequence GTGCGGCAGGACTGGGAGCCGGAGGACCTGATCGAGGTCTGGACGCTGCTGGAAGACGACATGAAGCGGGTGCGGAACAAGTCCGGGGCGACTCGGCTCGGGTTCGCGCTGCTGCTCAAGTTTTTCGAGGTGGAGGCCCGGTTCCCCGAGTCGGTCCAGGAGGTGCCGACCGCCGCGGTGGAGTACGTGGCCCAGCAAGTCAAGGTGCCTGCAGAGGCGTGGTCGGACTACGACTGGCAGAGCAAGGCGATCCAGCGGCACCGGGGCGAGATCCGGGCGGCATACGGGTTCCGGGCGAACACCGAGGAGGACCAGGACCGGCTGGCCGCGTGGTTGGCCACCGAGCTGTGCCCGGTGGAGCTGTCCCGTGACCGGCTCGCGGCGGCCGTGGTGGCCCGGTGCCGCAACGACCATATCGAGCCGCCGGCGCCCGGGCAGGTGCGGCGGCTGGTGGGCAAGGCGATCAAAGACTTCGAGAAGCGGTTCTGTCGGAGCACGCTGGACCGGCTCAGTCACACGACCCGATCGCGGCTGGAAGATTTGATTGCGGGTGATGGCACCGACGGCTCAGACGGTGAGGGCGCGGTGGCTGGGGGCGGGCGATCGCACTTCACCGAGCTGAAGACGGACCCCGGCGCCCCGGGCCTGGAGAGCCTGCTTGCGGAGGTGAACAAGCTGGAGCGGGTGCGGCGGCTGGACCTGCCCGCGGACCTGTTCGCGGACGTGTCGGAGAAGCTGGTGGACGCCTGGCGGGCCCGTGCCTCGAAGGAGTACCCGGCAAACTGGAGCGGATGA